The Bacteroidia bacterium DNA window GGAATATTTCATCCGGTATTAGCCCGGAAATATTCCCGCCATGACGAATTAAATCTCGAACATGGGTTGAAGAAATAAAACCAAATTTATGGGTTGAAAGCAAAAAAACGGTTTCTATTTGAGGCATTTGATGGTGATTTAGTTCACAGATACTTTTTTCATATTCAAAATCAGCAACTGTTCGGATGCCTCTCAAAAGATGAGTAGCATTATGTTGCAAGGCTGCATTTGTTGTAAGTCCGTGATAACCAATAACTACAACTTGTTGGTAAGGCTCAAATACTTTGGTTAGCATTTCCTTTCGTTCAGCTAAAGAGAATAGCGTACTTTTTGCGGCATTAATTCCAATTCCAACGATAATTTTGTCGAATAAGGAGATAGCTCTACAAACTATATCTACGTGCCCTGTGGTTATAGGGTCAAAGGTGCCAGCAAAGAAAGCTATTCGCATCACTG harbors:
- the coaD gene encoding pantetheine-phosphate adenylyltransferase — translated: MRIAFFAGTFDPITTGHVDIVCRAISLFDKIIVGIGINAAKSTLFSLAERKEMLTKVFEPYQQVVVIGYHGLTTNAALQHNATHLLRGIRTVADFEYEKSICELNHHQMPQIETVFLLSTHKFGFISSTHVRDLIRHGGNISGLIPDEIFPFLKTT